From the Candidatus Sysuiplasma jiujiangense genome, one window contains:
- a CDS encoding CBS domain-containing protein gives MSFPRIEDIKKIRKQLDMTQSQLARAANVSQSTIAKLERNSISASYDIVTRVFNTLESEGRSRKLRKTAKDVLHPSVVSVNNFATLAEVSELLKRKGYSQLPVMSGERVMGSISEEAILDKLRDGISIEELAGIRVEEVMNEAYPVISEETPVEAVASLLTHSTAVLVQRRGRISGIITKSDLLKLI, from the coding sequence ATGTCCTTTCCGAGGATTGAAGACATTAAGAAGATCAGAAAGCAGCTGGACATGACTCAGAGCCAGCTTGCAAGAGCGGCCAATGTGAGCCAGTCGACGATAGCAAAGCTGGAAAGGAACAGCATATCTGCAAGTTACGATATTGTAACCAGGGTTTTCAATACACTTGAATCCGAGGGACGGAGCAGAAAGCTCAGAAAGACTGCCAAGGATGTTCTTCACCCCTCTGTGGTGAGCGTCAATAATTTCGCAACGCTTGCCGAGGTTTCGGAACTCCTCAAAAGAAAGGGCTATTCACAGTTGCCGGTAATGAGCGGTGAACGGGTGATGGGCAGCATATCCGAAGAGGCAATACTTGACAAGCTCAGGGACGGCATAAGCATTGAGGAGCTCGCAGGGATCAGGGTCGAGGAAGTGATGAATGAAGCATACCCTGTTATATCTGAAGAAACACCTGTTGAAGCAGTCGCCTCCCTCCTCACACACAGCACTGCGGTTCTGGTTCAGCGAAGGGGCAGGATCTCAGGCATTATCACGAAGTCAGATCTTCTCAAGCTCATCTGA